The Plasmodium brasilianum strain Bolivian I chromosome Unknown PB_00_23, whole genome shotgun sequence sequence gtatatatttaattgaaattaaggataaatattattctgaTAATCTCAAACGTCGTAAATACTTGAATTACCTGAtaaattcagaaaaaaaattaaaaagaataatagtTACATTTTGTTTAACCCCCATAGAGATGTTTTGtctaaattaaataatatatgcatacaagaaataaaagaaattgatACTGAATCTTTAACAAGATTGAATAAATATACGgttattatgattattttagCCAACTTAATGGTAAAAAACAGGTTTCTACTGATATAATTTGTGgtaatattaagaaatgtTATAACCTTTACAAGAATAATTGTGAGAAACATCAAAAATGTAGCTACAATGCTTTTTGCGAGGAGTTAATCAATTGTAAAAAAGTACttgataataaaattcaCATGGTAACTTCCTGTACTGGTTTACCATATATTTATCACCTAAgcaagtataatatatatttgctgTCAGTTTATCCAGAGCGGTCGTATTACTAGCATcattctctttattttttttatataaagttaaaaaaaaattatagttaaTAACGTGAATATTCTAACACAATGAGTATGCCCATTTTCACAAAAATTTACAGGCAcaaaacattaatatatttaggtatatatacatgttttgTTTCATATAGTTTACTTTATTGAAATCATGCTTATATAATAGCTTagttatgaaaataatagttGAACTtcaagaaaaaagagaatccttacaaaatatatataatgtattagataaaaaatttaaaggaaGTTCTCATAGTATAGGGTATCAACCACAATGAGATCCTTGATACAAAAATTacagtttatattatttgccatacaaaatataatactcaGTGGTGCAAAAGTTACATATATGAGgatatttcttaataaataaataaaaaaaattagaaatgtatacatgcgcataaaaattaagaaaaaactaCACAGCAATTATTCAAACAAAGGGTTAACATAAATACAATACTACTGTTTGAATCAGTagcaaaaaatttatatatatatgaatttttctTTAGAATAAAAACCACATAATTTTaaggtataaatatataacacaaGATTGTGAAATGaataatgattttattaCACATTAATATGTAGAAGCGTTTATTAAAGTAGTATTAAtgtgaaaagaaaataatcagaagctttaaaaaaaacaccagtaatattattgtgcaaataaaaaaataaaattcataaaataaaaatattattcaaaaatttaaaagaatatatatatattatttatatctttaaagtttcattatcatttatCTAGTTGCCGATAAacagaattaaaaattaaaaatatgtaaaaattatagtatTGTTGTTTTTGTATGGTATTTATTCTATGTAACattgtaaaaatgttatttatatatgtagttaAGAGATATTTATTCTACTCAATCTCTAATTTATATAGCAAAACTCTTAATATTTAgtttataattcatatatatgttcttcTAAAGCACTATAATTAATTGTCTTTTTCTCCTCTAATACTTTTTATACATGTAACATCTGAAGTAGTAAGAAAATCttcttatgaaaaataacaaacatatataaatttattacataattataaaattttatctaatgtatattataaaataacaaatcgtatatacatttctatattgcatttttatttgctATATACctagaaaaatatacaacagttattttcataaaagtaatagcaagtaatattataatacctAAATAATTAGAATAGTTGAAAagaaattcattttttattcagGTTTCTAATAGAATTCCACTATTTTGAACTCCATGGaactcatatatacattattatacatattacattttaaaaaatcagaCTCTTTTTTTGCTGCATGTAAAAACTTCAGATGCATAtctaataaacaaattatatatttcagaattggaattaatattaattattcaGCATAACTATATCGTATCTTGTATTTTACCATATATCTGTAATTTTGTTACTAATTTAGATATGAAAATGATCAGATTACTCATAATATCacattcaaaataataaaacaaaaatatttttcgcTGAAATTATTTCACGTTATTTTAAACATTAGCATGCTCatattaaaaggaaaaacgaaAATACGTTTGAAATAAGGagataattaattttatgtttcataataatagttttatagtaaacataaatttaattcGGAAAAAAGAATTCAGCAGACGCTTCcagattataataaatataaaaatactaaatagttcataatatttatttaatcatagattttaattttactacatatattatatatattatatatatagacacATTTTGTACATCATTATGTACATaactaataaaattataaaattattattgtaacaTTTTGTTCctaattaatttatgtaatgGCATCTTGCAATGtttttaacataattaaTCTATATAAACTATTTACGCAGATCACTTACAAATTCAacatattttcaataatttattttctataaaaaaattaatttcagTAACAAAAGAATTgctttcatttaaataataaaaatatagaatttaaaaaaatagaaattttgtcaaagattaaaatttttatttcttataacatatatttttttttaatatattaataaaaatatatttcattttcttaaaataatgaagttcacttttttctatttataaatttattatatactttaGAACACATAAtcttatgaaataaaataaaatagtaacctggataaagttaaaatattGATCCTAATTAccaaagaaataatattttataagaacattattttattagccAATTCTAATTCCCTACGTACACCGTTAAAGAAACAAAATCAAACTTcttacaaaatttattaataataatttttatgttatgccatatttctaataaaaattatttatataacaaatattatgtttatactggagtaaaatatatataaatcattgtgacataatatatatactactttacattaaatacaaaaaaaaaatattcatttttaatgtaaTGTTCATCATATAATTTCTTAAGCACGTCTACAGATAATCATATTATTCTTcaagataaaaaatacaatacaaGTACTTTTCGTTTAAAACGGAAATTCTAACACTacttcattaatattatatattaattttaactcacatatatatgtttcttATAACAATCTAATTATGTACagaaatgcatatattacatgatattattttattttgaatcaacaataatttataataaaaaatgacaatTATTAATGCATGTAAATTTACCAACAGACAAAGAACATAATTTATGAGTATTAATTATAAGGATTACGTTCTAAATCCATgtacattaataaaattatagaaacaatgtttatgtttattaagtatataaactaaagatattacatataacatTTCATATGAataagttatataaaaaaacatgttTCTTGTTATGCACCTTACTCATACATCGCTTTAAttctgttatatttttcgttatttccTAAAATTTTAGGAATTACTATTACAATTATAACAActaatataatgataattgTGCTAAAtgctattaaaaaaaaatgatattttgCCTGACCTAAACATCCTTCTATAGCTGACCATACACTACTTATAACTGGTAATGTTTTAATCGCATTTCCTGCTTTTTGTAATAGATCTAATCCTTGTAATATGGGTAAACCTATTCCcagcaataaaaaaagtaaaaatatggCACTTCCAAATCTGtaacttttaaattttattttttttaaagatatatctctaattctcctctttttttctataaaagcatcataatctttttttcttattaattttttttcaaaatgaaaatgttttccatcaaaTATTCCATTATTGTAATCTATAACTTCTGTATAGTACTGagctttatttaataaactttTGTTGGATTTcgtgtttttttctttattccattttttattattagttatatatttattttcttttttatcattatttggaaaaaattcgtttaaatatatgttatttgaATCTTTATCCTGTTTACATTTTGCTAGTAATCGATAATTTCTTTTGTCTAATATTCTACACTGCATAAAATTCTCACCTACAAATTTGTTAAAAgttaactaaaaaaaaacattattattcaaatgaacaaatattttaattgtaaaaaactgtattaataaaaaaaaacacaaaaattatgtataatacaATAACATAACTAATATTATCATACCCCATCATGgttaaaagagaaaatcctctttaaaaaagtaaaagtagttattataataaataagatttgattaatttttagttccatattatatatctataatattataaaatacaaactaatgaataaattaataataacataatatttttttttattaatatattttgctttttagtaagatattaataaaatatatacaactaTAATGTACAATTAAACAACtacatataaaaagatatataataatgtattatatattttttacctaaatgttatataaaaacaaattgtatcattaaaataaaagaatttgaattcattcataaatatacaatatatataatttaactttttatttaatgcagtattaaatattttttatcatatgaaaatattcaGTTTATAAGCAATAGAGAatgtatagaatatatatatgtaatacactcctttatatattaaaacactTATTAAGGATACTAAGGAATTTATCCTGTTTGTAATACTAATTTTACAAGCATCATTTTTTAGAAcaagtatattttattcttaataaatattaattattaaagcgtaaaataacaaataaagaaaatattttgtgtTGTGTTAATTATAATCCATAGTTTAGTTTCCTCTTATTCATAAGCagtttttttgatattataaatataattaaaaaaatataatttataatgtaatatcTAATTTACGaggaaatatattcataaagaAATCCaagaaataatttcttatgattatgcatttatttttgtaaattataatttttataattaagtCACTGtttaattgtaaataaaatattttcaaatttatccattttttttttttttttttccttattaatttatattttgaatattgtaattcaattagaaaaaaagaaaatagtaaaattacAAGAGAATTATTCCTTACATATACGCGTATAGgtaattttttcatgtaataacatattttaacgaattataataatactttatattaaaacaaaaaaattattatttcttcgtaaataattaatgaaaCGTTCATTgatgtaataaattttgtaatatatataaagaaaaatatatttataaatgtataataaagtttttattttaatatttttaaaaaatacactttaattaaaatgaaataatttaaatttattcttaattatactaggtatattattaaattatttcatcGAGTGTACTAATTAAATAGTATTTTTACAAATCCTTTTCTTAATAAACtaagggaaaaaaattgtattccatattattttgaaatattgaGTTCccataaaatatacaacatatagaatacatatatagtaggtttatctattattaaaatattaattacaaATTTGATAGATATTATCCTAAtaacaattaaatattataaacattatatttcacgacttattattaaaaaaaaatatcaattattataacaatataataataaaaaaaaatcaacgaaaaaaaatataattatatgtttcttaaattataacatatGATCCAATTACTCcttgaattaatatattatttttttagcgtataatatatttaaaaaattaaatttattttattctaccTAATATATGATTTAGTATCTATTTTAAAGTCAAATTAAGACTTCTGTTTTATATTCGtaccataatttttaaaagttgtAATCCTTGCGTTCAAGTGgtattacataattttaatgaaaattatttataatcatatactaaattttttattattttttttttaactatatatattcagaagttacaataatataataaaaaaacaaaaaataaaatacctATTGCTATAATAGAACTGTTACGTATATAAAtggttatatattttttttaaatgaaataaaatatttaaatatattatattaatctgtagaattaacaaaaaatacaaaaataattgatcttttaattaaaatgtatattgaatatattttcgCTTTCCTAGGAATAACTGCTTGTACATCATAATATCATATTCCCTTTTAACTTGATTATGCTTTTtacaaagaaataattatgaatgagacattttatttatataaaaatattttttaaaagtgtaTTTAAGTGTAATAactaaaacatatattaactttatgtttttgtgttcatttatatctatataaaatcaattttaacaaataaaaatattcgaaAAACCATTCCATAACCAAAATTCTGtattagatatattaaatgaaataaagctaaaaaatatataattttttacatataaattgttaaaaattatctaacaaattataaccattttatttataaattatctataaaaatataattgttttttcttatttattgtgtttaataaattgtaattattttgaaGATGTTATTAATTGTTTCTATAaactacatatattttcatatatatttaatatgttttcAAACATTTACacattacatatttatagaCAATCTtgaaaaatagaatatatatataaatatttaaacacATTCTAACCTATtatttcagaaaaaaataaaattagattCATTGCAGATAAagacaatttttattttcatagatatataaaacacTTTAAGAGATATATAAtcattaaaaacaaaataaaacaattccataatataatacatttatctGCAATTAACTTAAactaatttcttttattgttttgtaataaagaaaaaattaacaaattatatagtctatatattttcaatataatatatatttaagtagaATTTCCAAAATTATCTTTAGTATCGCAGcaaaatacattaataataaattaaattcttttagctcttcctttaattttaaacatttataattttaatttaaaaaactattaaaagtaatcaatatttaatatatatattatttaattatatacatttttttttttcttttaaaccATCCCCACACATCTCCACCTTTTTCAAAAAGggattaacaaaaaatatattctataaaacatatttcataaaagatattttatataatatatattatacttttactaattacaaatatgtatatgtaaatgcaaCAAAACAAATTCACATtcttacataaattataaaataagacatatttatagttaatataaatctaataatacattttaataattactttcatatataataattttagacttatactgtaaaaaaataggaagtaccacatattatatttataagttaACATACTATttcaatataattatgtaaattatcctattatatattaattttatctcataaaaatttatttttcataaaatcctacttacatatacaaaaatatataacaaaatcgAAAATGCGACATTAAACAGAGGTAACATATTAATGAACACAtttaaaaaacttaaaacatttatattcacaaataaaattaagacaATTTTTTACAgttgaatatatgtatgggtatatttatgtaaatttacttataaaatttatactgTTTTgagaatatttattaagaatatcactaaaaataatatatattagttcTTATTAgatatttctttttagaaAGAATAATATCTCTTACTATtcattttacctttttctgaacttaattttttcatattttttaacttttttatgatgATAAATAATCCCCAGTACTAATGTGAAACCCAATATAACGAACggtatgaaatatattagaatacCAAATAAATTCcataatatgtttatttcaCTAACAGCCGTCGATACTGACCTAAAAGCAGGTTTCCACAACTTTTCGAACTGTTTCAATGGTTCTAAAAATCTTTTCAGAGAACCCTTAGCCAAGCTATCTAAATAGCTAGAAACCCCTAATGCACCCCATAACCCCTCATTTTCATCAATCAAACACCATGATAAATCTACTAAGAATATGATTaataaaagtgaaaaaaataataaaggtaAAGTAAGTCGTAATCTGTATTTTTtaagcattatttttttgtacatctTATCAGTAAttgttctgttttttttaagaaaattctCATAATCAAGCTccttgaatatttttttttccaaatgggaatattttttggttTCAAATGTACAagattttttattcatatcttttttacTACTTCTTGTTACACTTGGTGAACATCCATTtgatttattcattttgctTTCCCCCCCTTCCTCACTGCtacatatatcttttttgttGGTCAAACCAATATTTGGCATCTCttcttttgtaaatataaccTTTGAATCgatattatacttatatcCTTCTAGTAATCGATAATTTCTTGCTTCTAATTCTTTCGTACAATTGCAATACTTATTCAATGGCATGTCAAACATtccctaaaaaaaaatgtaaatacttcttatttaatagtataaataatatagaggtaaaaaaaaggtattaaTACAGAAAATAACCAAAAAATGTTATGATTTCAAATAtccttaaataatattttcatacaaCATCACTGTTAAAATGAAGCACCCAAGATAATAGGACAAtctcaaaaatattaataagtaAGAGGatctttgttttttgttccaTGATACAGACAtttaatattacaatataatcaataaagaagaagttattaataatagaatATACTTCTAAtggtaaaatgaaataattaaaataataaaaaaaaatttattatttctgtataaatatataataaaaaatacataactATAATATACGTTACATGTTCTATAatcaaaattaatttttaaaatgcattatgtaatatttatcttaattttatttaaaaaaaaaaaataactttcTCTGAAATCATATAATTCgattaaatacatatatatttaaaatatatagtttaaATATTCAGCGTAGTGTTATAATGACATAATACgtttattaacttttttcagtataaattatgaaaataatattcgaatacttattatatataaatattgagTTTATACTCTATGTAGAATGTagagaatataaatataatatattcctctatatattaagaaaataattaatactgttaaaaattataaacaattaataattctgattatataaatttttattttgaaaacgttgatttttattaataaaatatcaattattataataatataataatcataataatataagaataaaagcatattaattatattaattagaaCAAATGTATTAATTCCTCCTCAagtaaatatacttttttatagtatataatttctttttaagaTAGAAATTTATGGAACTACTTAATCTatgtagaaatatatattctaaaaGCGAACAAGGTGtgatttcttatttttgcaccttaatatttgaaaatcacaatttttaattacgTTTAAGTTATACATTCCAtctaaaagaaatttttttacattcatatacatagatttttaaatttcttttttaatatatatattccaaagaaatataaaaatattaaaaaaaaaaaaaaaagttcaaagGTAAAGCagatatataattgttactttaaatttcattaatttaaaaatatatcaattgAAGCAAATTTactaatgatatatatatgatataatatacttaaattgtgaaataataaaaatatattcaactAAGATATATTACTTAGTAATTATTCAATTCATAATATtagaaagaataaattactttttatatattcttttgaaAATACATAATCACAGAAACATATTTTACATGGTAACTGGAATGAatgagtaaaatatattattccaaTATTTATCTCTTACATATTGTAACCATTagaaatttaattataaaaaagttttataaaaaaatattccagTCAAAAAAACATTCACTTTATATTATTGATGTCCTTAAAAATTACTATCTTTCCagttaataattaaaacttaaaaaacaaacagatgaaacaaaaatactatttataatttacaaaaacaaaaaaaaaaaaattacatatattaaaattaacataatttgatattttaatatgtata is a genomic window containing:
- a CDS encoding fam-m protein, producing the protein MELKINQILFIIITTFTFLKRIFSFNHDGLTFNKFVGENFMQCRILDKRNYRLLAKCKQDKDSNNIYLNEFFPNNDKKENKYITNNKKWNKEKNTKSNKSLLNKAQYYTEVIDYNNGIFDGKHFHFEKKLIRKKDYDAFIEKKRRIRDISLKKIKFKSYRFGSAIFLLFLLLGIGLPILQGLDLLQKAGNAIKTLPVISSVWSAIEGCLGQAKYHFFLIAFSTIIIILVVIIVIVIPKILGNNEKYNRIKAMYE